Proteins from one Sabethes cyaneus chromosome 2, idSabCyanKW18_F2, whole genome shotgun sequence genomic window:
- the LOC128735002 gene encoding uncharacterized protein LOC128735002, which yields MITSQDHPATTWLQWAREQGSFWEIVSRQGNISIPFGPRVIHKQHDTSTDMDSEVVSFETMVSSVHLGILTGILVILFLSHKLTRMKEELSGSKTFNWIKCLNFSDVRRFFFVLIMFLEFVILSPLFFLIYFGFKCYRSIVALILKHRHGGHFKGLLDGADVVWAIERDNSRGMINIMAYIEEPVQKLHPKEHPTSAELLLVLRKRISARLLRSYQPHPKMFWKRNLELGYHYWSDRSELTVEDYIRYLEYIPLDDNEQYIGIDKLRSLLSEINNRHLPGNHSSSWEILVGRQPLLDSERKVLRFPIIFRVHHSLGDGVALLRLLLETIVDKEVPSRWKRLSSFKVMNIEYILSEQTRQSEPKQSIIRKLLLKIPSPPELYAWKRKNLQLLWTIFTAPAFFHEVSHRAVDDNCIHASELLNQKVVSWIHEEESSDTQWIEVIKRTKQLVPGARFSDAFLTALSSSLQSYFERSKTQMPNNITVVLPTRIERESPQLKLHNRFSVALQTLPITSGIDLDDPNRLQNLLSRLTQIKQHSDNLRSSPDYLINYWIMSSVACLFPDSVLRKILTSAHSTLAISNLPGPQQKPRINGHELKNLSFWIPNIGQTAVGLTLLTYGGKLQLGILADRAVIQSEQEAHTILLETVNEIERMGKVLGDI from the exons ATGATAACCTCACAAGACCATCCGGCTACCACCTGGCTGCAGTGGGCCAGAGAGCAGGGTTCCTTTTGGGAGATCGTGTCCCGCCAGGGAAATATTAGTATCCCATTCGGCCCGCGAGTGATACACAAACAGCATGATACGTCCACCGACATGGATAGTGAAGTTGT ATCATTCGAAACGATGGTCTCTTCAGTCCACCTAGGAATACTAACCGGAATCCTGGTGATACTTTTTCTAAGCCACAAGCTTACCCGCATGAAGGAGGAACTATCCGGATCAAAAACCTTCAACTGGATTAAGTGTCTGAACTTTTCGGACGTACGAAGGTTTTTCTTCGTGTTGATTATGTTCCTGGAATTCGTAATTCTTTCTCCTTTGTTCTTTCTAATATATTTCGGATTCAAGTGCTATCGATCGATAGTAGCATTGATTCTCAAACACCGTCACGGGGGACACTTCAAGGGCCTCCTTGACGGAGCCGACGTCGTGTGGGCCATCGAACGGGACAATTCTCGTGGCATGATTAATATCATGGCTTACATCGAGGAACCCGTCCAAAAACTGCACCCGAAGGAGCATCCAACCAGCGCAGAACTGCTTCTCGTGTTGAGGAAGCGAATTTCTGCCAGATTGCTGCGAAGCTACCAACCGCATCCGAAAATGTTCTGGAAACGAAACCTAGAACTTGGATACCATTACTGGAGTGACCGGTCGGAATTAACAGTCGAGGATTACATCCGTTATCTAGAGTATATTCCACTGGATGACAACGAGCAATACATCGGAATCGATAAATTGCGCAGCTTGTTGAGTGAAATCAATAATCGCCATTTACCGGGGAATCACAGTTCATCATGGGAAATTCTCGTGGGCAGACAGCCCTTGCTGGATAGTGAGAGAAAAGTTTTACGATTTCCG ataattttccgAGTTCACCATTCCCTGGGCGATGGAGTAGCCTTACTACGGTTGCTGCTGGAAACTATTGTCGATAAAGAGGTTCCGTCTAGATGGAAACGCCTATCAAGTTTTAAAGTGATGAATATCGAGTATATTCTGAGCGAACAAACACGGCAATCCGAACCTAAGCAGAGCATAATCAGGAAACTGCTTCTGAAAATTCCATCTCCGCCGGAGTTGTATGCTTGGAAACGTAAAAACTTGCAACTGCTTTGGACGATTTTCACTGCACCTGCATTTTTTCATGAAGTATCCCATCGTGCAGTGGATGATAACTGTATTCATGCTAGCGAATTACTAAACCAGAAAGTTGTCAGCTGGATTCACGAAGAGGAAAGTAGTGATACGCAGTGGATAGAAGTGATAAAACGCACTAAACAACTCGTTCCTGGAGCTAGATTTTCcgatgctttcttaacagcgcTATCCAGTAGCTTACAGAGTTATTTTGAGAGAAGCAAAACCCAAATGCCGAATAATATTACCGTAGTGCTTCCCACTAGAATAGAAAGAGAAT CCCCACAGCTGAAGTTACATAACCGCTTCTCCGTTGCTCTCCAAACGTTACCAATAACCTCAGGAATCGACTTGGATGACCCAAACCGTCTACAGAATCTGCTCAGTCGTTTAACCCAAATTAAGCAGCACTCAGATAATCTGCGATCTTCACCGGACTATCTG ATCAACTATTGGATAATGTCTTCGGTAGCGTGTCTTTTTCCGGATTCTGTCTTGCGGAAGATCCTAACTAGCGCGCACAGCACATTGGCCATATCGAACCTACCGGGACCGCAGCAGAAGCCGCGAATCAACGGACACGAACTGAAGAACCTCAGCTTCTGGATTCCGAATATCGGCCAAACCGCGGTAGGCCTAACGCTGCTAACCTACGGAGGCAAGCTGCAGCTGGGCATATTGGCCGATCGGGCGGTAATCCAAAGCGAGCAGGAAGCTCACACAATTTTGCTAGAGACTGTCAACGAAATCGAGCGAATGGGGAAAGTTCTCGGAGATATATGA
- the LOC128738745 gene encoding mpv17-like protein, whose translation MATLLRAFSNFFTKHPLAGNGLVYGSLYVGAEFSQQTITRKFLTEPPQDIDKPTLGRYAIMGTFIYAPILYNWYKWLDRSFPGTAKRIVVKKLLLDQFVLTPPLLVLFFTGMSLMEQQSNILEECKQKFMPTFARSCIFWIPAQTLNFLMVPPKFRVVYVGTCAFAWVNILCWVKRQKIVSTKTDASEAQ comes from the exons ATGGCCACACTGTTGCGagctttttccaactttttcacCAAACATCCTTTGGCGGGAAACGGTTTGGTGTATGGAAGCTTGTACGTGGGAGCGGAATTTTCGCAGCAAACAATCACCAGAAAATTCCTA ACTGAGCCCCCACAAGATATTGATAAACCGACACTTGGCCGATATGCAATTATGGGAACCTTTATTTATGCTCCGATCCTCTACAATTG GTACAAATGGTTAGATAGGTCCTTTCCTGGAACTGCCAAACGCATCGTTGTGAAAAAGCTACTGCTGGATCAGTTTGTGCTCACGCCACCGCTGTTGGTGCTATTCTTTACGG GTATGTCTCTGATGGAGCAACAGTCCAACATTCTGGAAGAGTGTAAGCAGAAATTTATGCCAACCTTTGCCCGGTCTTGCATTTTCTGGATCCCCGCGCAGACGCTCAACTTCCTGATGGTGCCTCCCAAATTCCGCGTCGTGTACGTCGGTACCTGTGCCTTCGCCTGGGTCAACATTCTGTGCTGGGTCAAGCGACAGAAAATTGTCAGCACAAAGACGGACGCTTCCGAAGCGCAGTGA